The Argentina anserina chromosome 3, drPotAnse1.1, whole genome shotgun sequence genome includes a region encoding these proteins:
- the LOC126787258 gene encoding potassium transporter 5-like, with product MATDVILQNSEEEDSRHGDQVSEQLKEKQVVSSQKLQRFDSLDIESRGNADHRHSKEATWSVILTLAFQSIGVVYGDLGTSPLYVFSSTFPDGIKDKDDILGVLSLILYTVTLIPLIKYVLIVLQANDNGEGGTFALYSLLCRYAKISLTPSQQAEDSSVSNFKLEVPSRRLKMASKLKSTLESSQFAKVFLLFATLLGTSMVIGDGVLTPCISVLSAVVGIKGATSAMTEDMIVWISVAILIILFMIQRFGTDKVGYSFAPILCIWFLFIGVIGIYNFIRFDPTVIKAINPRYIVEYFTRNKKEAWISLGGVVLCITGAEALFADVGHFTVRSIQISTCAIVYPSVVLAYIGQASFLRQHADLVADTFFKSIPGPLYWPMFVVAVLASIIASQSLISATFSIIQQSQSLRCFPRVKVVHTSSKYQGQVYIPEVNYILMLACVGVTLAFRTTTKIGNALGIAVVFVMMLTSLYLILIMIMIWKTHILLVISYILIIGSMEVMYLSSVLYKFEHGGYLPLVFAILMVIIMFVWNEVYRRMYYYEVEHKVSPDKFKQIIIDDRKICRMPGLAIFYSEFVHGIPPIFNHYVANVPALHTVLIFVSIKHLPISKISIEERFLFRRVEPKELNVFRCVARYGYRDLHNVQESFEELLIKKLKEFVKDSCIIPQQKSNDEVLEKQEELHDGLVDHNELVEIRQEALMEVEVQLAAIDEAWSSGVIHLIGENEVIAAKGSGIAKRIMIDYAYSFVKKNLRQSGELVDIPRKRMLKVGMTYEL from the exons ATGGCTACAGATGTAATACTGCAAAACTCTGAAGAGGAGGATAGCCGACATGGCGATCAAGTCTCTGAACAGCTCAAAGAGAAGCAAGTAGTTTCAAGCCAAAAGCTTCAAAGATTTGATTCTTTGGATATCGAGTCTCGCGGTAACGCTGATCACAGGCACTCCAAG GAAGCGACGTGGTCCGTAATACTGACCCTGGCATTTCAGAGCATTGGAGTTGTCTATGGAGATCTTGGTACTTCACCACTGTACGTGTTCTCGAGCACCTTCCCTGATGGAATCAAAGATAAAGATGACATCTTAGGTGTTCTTTCTTTGATCCTTTATACAGTCACATTGATCCCCTTGATCAAGTATGTTCTCATCGTCCTACAAGCAAATGATAACGGCGAAG GAGGGACGTTTGCACTATACTCTCTCTTATGTCGATACGCAAAGATTAGTTTGACTCCAAGCCAGCAAGCAGAGGATTCCAgtgtttcaaatttcaaacttGAAGTCCCGAGCAGACGTCTGAAAATGGCATCAAAGCTTAAATCTACGCTTGAGAGCAGTCAATTTGCCAAAGTCTTCTTACTTTTTGCGACATTGCTAGGCACTTCCATGGTCATTGGCGATGGTGTCCTCACTCCTTGCATTTCag TTCTCTCAGCTGTTGTTGGAATCAAAGGAGCTACGTCTGCAATGACAGAAG ATATGATTGTGTGGATATCGGTAGCCATCCTGATAATCCTATTCATGATCCAAAGATTTGGGACAGACAAAGTGGGTTACAGTTTTGCTCCGATACTTTGTATTTGGTTTCTATTCATTGGTGTCATCGGCATTTACAATTTCATCAGATTTGATCCAACGGTTATCAAAGCCATAAATCCACGATACATAGTGGAATACTTCACAAGGAATAAGAAAGAAGCTTGGATTTCCCTTGGGGGCGTTGTTCTATGCATAACAG gAGCCGAAGCTCTGTTTGCTGATGTTGGCCACTTCACTGTTCGATCCATACAAATTAGTACATGCGCGATTGTATACCCATCAGTTGTATTGGCTTATATTGGACAAGCCTCATTTCTTCGCCAGCATGCTGATCTTGTTGCGGACACCTTCTTCAAGTCTATACCAG GACCTCTATATTGGCCGATGTTTGTTGTTGCTGTATTAGCATCAATAATAGCAAGTCAATCCCTGATTTCCGCGACTTTTTCTATAATTCAGCAATCTCAGTCGTTAAGATGTTTCCCTCGTGTGAAAGTCGTGCACACATCATCCAAATACCAAGGACAAGTTTATATTCCGGAGGTCAATTACATTCTTATGTTGGCCTGTGTAGGGGTCACCTTGGCTTTTAGGACTACTACAAAGATCGGAAATGCACTTG GTATAGCAGTGGTTTTTGTAATGATGCTAACATCATTATACCTCATCCTAATCATGATCATGATATGGAAAACTCACATACTTCTTGTTATCTCATACATTCTTATTATTGGAAGCATGGAGGTCATGTATCTAAGTTCAGTCCTTTACAAGTTTGAGCATGGGGGTTATCTTCCACTCGTCTTTGCTATTCTAATGGTGATCATAATGTTTGTTTGGAATGAAGTTTATCGAAGAATGTATTACTATGAGGTTGAACACAAAGTTTCTCCTGACAAGTTCAAGCAGATCATTATTGATGACAGGAAAATCTGCCGTATGCCTGGCCTCGCTATATTCTACTCAGAATTTGTCCATGGCATCCCACCCATCTTCAATCACTACGTGGCCAACGTGCCTGCATTACATACAGTCCTTATTTTTGTCTCCATCAAACACTTGCCCATAAGCAAGATTTCGATTGAAGAACGCTTCCTCTTTCGTCGAGTAGAGCCCAAGGAGCTTAATGTGTTTCGATGTGTTGCAAGGTACGGATATAGAGATCTCCACAATGTGCAAGAATCCTTCGAAGAATTgttgataaaaaaattgaaagagtTTGTGAAAGATAGTTGTATCATACCCCAACAAAAAAGCAATGACGAGGTGCTTGAGAAGCAAGAGGAATTACATGATGGATTGGTTGACCATAATGAGCTTGTTGAGATACGACAAGAAGCACTGATGGAAGTTGAGGTTCAACTTGCAGCCATAGATGAAGCATGGAGTTCAGGGGTTATTCACCTCATTGGTGAAAATGAAGTCATAGCTGCAAAAGGATCCGGTATAGCCAAAAGAATTATGATTGATTATGCTTACAGTTTTGTGAAGAAAAATTTGAGGCAAAGTGGAGAATTAGTTGACATTCCTCGCAAACGCATGCTAAAAGTGGGTATGACTTATGAACTTtag